TCCATAAATTGCAGGATTTGGGAATGACGTGAATATTGGAAATGCCATGCAAGCCAGCTGTAAGAGGACCGATGATCCATGAGCACCACACCATTGCTGGGAGCAAAGAAATATAGGCTGAACTTTTACTGAAATAATGAGATTTTCAGCTATTCTTCATTTCTTGATAAGAATCAAGTTAGTTTGGCAAACTATTAACGACAGCGCATGAACACATCCAGCCTGCGGTCAGTCACCAGTCCCAGGGATCACTACAGATGAAAAAAATCACATCCATTTTAAGAGATTTTCCATTTTTAATACCTCTTTAATGGATCCTGTACCTAAATTCTCTTTTTTCTTGAAGCCAATTGTGGCTTTTCTCTTATCATTTCTCCTTAGTGTTTGGGAACTGGCCAATTCAGACCTTGGGTTTCCTTCCACCATCATTAATTATTGTATTTTCAGCTCTGTGTCCGCAACTATAGAGTTAATTCCCTCCCTAAACTGCTCTTCCTCCCTCTACTTTGAACACCTGACCCTACAGCTAATCTTCTGCCTCAACTCCTGTGATGTGCCCTGGAATATTTTCCTGCACACTCCACAGTGCTGTGGTGAGGTATTCTTTTTTCTTGCGACTGAGGAAAATCACTTCTCAGTTGTAGATTCTCAGTCCATGGTGCTTTTGTTGACAGCTGATCAAAACAATCCATTGCTATTTATCTTATGATAGCCTTTAGTAGATTTTGAAAATACCTATTAAAATTCTCTCTTCTTTCACTGGCCTGGTGTATGTGAATATAACCCTGTGCATATCATTCACACATTAATATACTTTAAGATTgtccatctttaaaaaaaataaacaactcCATTGCGTTTTATTGCTGCAGATCATTGCATCGTTTTGAATGAGGggatattttttcacacagagagtggtgaatctctggaactctctgccacagagggtagtcgaggccagttcattggctatatttaagagggagttagatgtggcccttgtggctaaggggatcagagggtatggagagaaggcaggtacgggatactgagttggatgatcagccatgatcatattgaatggcggtgcaggctcgaagggccgaatggcctactcctgcacctaatttctatgtttctatcaagttgTAGTTCCTAGCCATGAAGGTAATGGTCACTATATATGATGCTCAGGACCAGGAGTGCTGTGATGTTTATATTCTTGGTTATAGATAAACCAGCTTTCACACATTCACATCCCAACACCAGGAACTATCAAAATAAAATTGATGGTAAACTCataacagaaaaaaaaatggCCATGAAAATTGCTTAAGCCAATATTTTGTTTGAACCAGTTAACTTATTTTCCTTCCTCACTCTGCAACCATTTATGAATGAGCAAACCAAAGTCATGTTTGTTAATGCTCTGAAGTTATTTGAAATGTACTTCTATGAATGTCTTATTGTGAGGATGGTTATGAAGTTTGTTTTGATGCATATTCTTTGGGGTGGGGGACAGGGAAGATAAGCCTCAGAGAGTTTCCAGTTGCACGCACGCCTAAAATCTAACAttaaacaaaattgcattttcttctGAGGCTGTATTGGTTGTCATTTTAATTATGGATAAAATTAGGGTTAGACTGGAAAACAGGATGAAAATGAACCAACTAGAACCAAAGGGTGAGagggtgcattggtgataatgGAGTGAGAGTTTTACATTTTACACTATTCCTTTCCAATCAAGAAAGCTGAGCTTCAGCCTCCTGCAGCACAAAGGTGCATCAACACAGACCTTCCTATTGTGGGACAACATCCAATTGCAGCTGGTTTGACACAAAGTTTAGAAACATGGAACACCAAGGCACAGGAAGAGGTAAACCAGCTTTACTCACTGAGTACCACAGTTTTATGGGATGAAATGGCTAGCATTTGTGGTTTTGTTTGTAATCCACTTCATTCTCTCCAACTCAGCCACTTATGCAGGAGAAATATTAGAAGATCTTAAGCACGTAGAAGAGTATTCTGTCTTCAAGCGAATAAAGGAAGCTGAGCAGAAAACAAACTAAATGTTGTTGCATCTTTTTATTTGTAAGCACTTTGTTTCGAAACATTTTGTATTGCAATTGAGCAGAAATTATGGTCATAAGCCTTCAACTTGTATCAGGTTAGTACTTTTTTTTTCCAACAAATTATCACAATCGGCAGGTTTTACAAAATGACCTTGGATAAACGTTGCCTTTGTTCTCCAGACAAAGTTGTCTTATTCTTTACTCTCTACGGCTGCTTCAGTTCTTCCTTCAGTAtgtcccttcccccctctgccaTTGTATTCACTCACCTGTAATCTCTGACTGGACTGGTACACCATCAACAAATATGCCAGAAACAATATTCTGCATGAGTTATGACTTGCGCCAGTGGATCTATCATATTACAGGTTCAATTAATAAGTTTGTCAGCAAATAAATCTCAATCTTGTTATACAGTTGTgaaaggaaaaagatttaatctATTTTTATTGCTAGTTTCTTTTTACATTTTTACTTGTTGTGAATTTCATTTGAGCCATTCTTGAAATGAATGGATTTCAAAAAATTGAAACTATactaactattccttttctccagaattgctgtctGACATActgagtttttgtgtctatctatactaACTATGCACTTGGCCTCCATTTTCTTATGGTACTTGCAAGTACCGGTGACTGGCTATGAAATGTTGTGTATTATTGAGCAATGCAGATACAGCTGTTTGAAAACGCCCAACCTATTGCTACCATTTTGCTGAACTTATTGCAGTAGTGGGTTTGCTGGGCTGTATTGATGCCCATTGTGTGAAGTTCAAACATTGGGACAACTCTTCCTGCACCCGTTTTTAACAGCAGGATCATCTTGCACTTGtagtttcagcccactgagaaaTAAACTAGAGAAGGTGACATTAATGTAACACTGTTGCTGAACATGGTGATATGGGTTTTTGGTATCTTTGGTATTTTGTGATAACAAACGTGGCTGAACTTCACCCAATTTCAATAATATCCAATGATATTGCATTTATTACTTCTGACAAAACATTTTATATTTCAATCTCACTTTACGTAGATTAAATTTGTGGTGTTGAGGTGATGGCCACTGTCAGATATGTATGGTTGTAAAGCAGCTGGACTGGTgcatagaaacgtatacaatgaGAAAGTTCCATAAATTATATAATCCTGCCTGATATTTTCATTCTCTACAAAATTCCATGTTTGCATATCAATGGAATTGCAACATGCAATAACAGTGAAAAATGGAAAGTATGGACTGTACTGTTTACAATGGTGAGGGTGCAGACATGTTTCACCAGGAAGTCAGGAAAATGGAAGGCAGTTTTCTTCTTGAATTCTTAAAGGATATTTCTTCTGTTGCTCGAGTCAGATTTGTCTCTTTGAGCTAGAGGGCAGTAGCTACTGTTCAGTGAGGGATGGTTTCTTCTAGAGGGAGTGTCATGGTCTCTAGGAAAACATGTTCTTTAAATGTTATGCTTCAGGGTAGAAAGAAATTGACCCGCTGGGAGACAGATTTACAGCCTTGTGCTGAGAATAGGTATTCCTCCTTTGGAATGTACAGCATTCCCTTCGCCACTTCATCCAGGATGTCTATATTGTATTTGATTCCTCTGGAATGTAGAGCATCTCGCACACATAACTTCACATGCTTGTACTccagaggcaggaatgggatgaAGAAGTCAATGAGGTTCTCAGCCACAAGTCCACTCTGTGCAAAGCCACCTAGAAACAGACAAGagttatgactgcttcaatttcatcATTAAGAAACTTTTAATATTTGAATGCTAGAGTTACTGAGCTTGGagtattttaaaaatattgatcCTCATAGTAATGTTCCAACATAATGTTAatgattggctcgaagggccgagtggtctACTCctccatctattgtctattgaccacatTTCTGATGTTGACCTCCCCTGATATTGAGAATATGCATAAAAGTCACCACATTAGCTTTGTTTGTACATTGCTTTGAACATAGTTAATTGatagccttactgttgatgagtaTTCAGTCTATATTTGTTTCTTCCATCAGGTTAATGTTAGAGGCCTTAAATAAACCATCTCTTTTATTAACTGATACACCCTTACAAGCCATTCTAACTCTCCTCCAGATTCCCTACTTTCTTGTTCTGTTGAAGGTTGTATCACACATACGATGCCTTTGAATGTTTCATTCCAATGCAGCGTGGTCTCTGCTGCCCATTCCACAGAGCTTCATAACTATCCtaattttctcttttttattccACTTCTTCCTACATGGGTTGTATTATATCCCTTCATTAGTAGGGCATGGAATATAAGAGCAAGGGCACTGATATACAACTTAAAAATGttaaggaaggaactgtaggtgctggtttacactggaggtagacacaaaatgctggagtaactcagcaggacaggcagcatctgtggagagaacgaatgggtaatgtttcaggtcgaggccctaagTAATTATATGTGTAGGTCTGGTCCACGGGAAGGGTGTGATTGCACtagagaggaggttcaccaggatggtgCCTTGATGGAACCTCTCAGCTATGGGAAGAGATTGGATAGGTTtggtttgttttccctggagctagGAAGGGTTGGGGAAATCTGATCGAGGTGTACAATACTACAAGGACCATCGGATGGTGTAGGCAGATATTCTCGCAACATTTGTGATATTAGCCAGGTTTTTGAAACACCAAAGGTATAGATCACGTCCTAGAAAATGTGATTAATATAAACTGGTACTTGTTGGTCAGCATACCGTGGCCCAATGTGTAGCTCTAAATGAATTTACCTTTTGATGTGGTGACTTCTCTTCGGATCCGATGTTCCAAGTCTTCCATGGTGATCTCCTCTCGGTCTCGTCCTGCTTGCCAATTTTCAAGCACCGCCCTGTTTATGGAACTTCCTCCAATATTACTAGAGAGTGCAGGAATGTTTGAAAGAAATTAGTATCTGATAATATTGAACAATTAGGATTACACCATGGTTGTACATTAATTCGGTAACAAGTTACTAAGCCCAATATGATTATGGCATTGAATCCATGAGTTTATAGAAGTTACTTAGTTTCTCATTTTAACATTCTATTACAGCTGGCTTTAAATTTTATAGTCGATAACTGGGAAAAAGGCAAAATAACAAAGCACTTAAAAAGAGCAAGGTCAGCACTCTTCAAGTTCAGTTTTATAGCCGACATCCCTCTTATTGTTCACAAATCCATTGATGCTGAAATTGTAATGTGTACCCACAGCTCTATGATTGAGGGAACATAAAGATTCACAAtcctttgaggaaagacatttctgCACCTCTGAGGCAACCATTTATGTCGAAACCTAGAACTCACTTTTACCATGACACTCATCTTCAAAGACCCTGACAAGGATTTATGGTAGTAATTTTTGCAGGAATTTTCAGATTAGCAAGAACGATGCATCACTTCACACTGCTCAGAGTCCAAACCGCGTCAACAAGATGGAAACTGTGGTTAAACGGCCAAATGTTTTCACTTGTGTCTGACTACTATATTAATTTGAACTCTGCAGATTTACATCTAAAAGCCAATAACTCATCATGAATTGTAAAGGTTACTGCAAATTGCAGTGCTGTACTTGTGCCCTCCTTGGATAGAAAATTAACTCAGACCTtgactttcaaaataaaacttttTCATCTGACGAGACAAAACTCAGTCACCTGACAATCTGCCCTTAGGACCCCCTGTATAGTTGCACAATACGATGTGTATATTTTCTTAACCTCCAAGGAATATTCGAGGAACAAGTATAAAATGCAACAGTAATTAAGAATCTAGATATTGATCAAACTTCCTCTAATAATTCTGAACCttttgaattttgtagtcggcagggcagtactctgcatatcgccaacgtggacaattttacatttttatcaagccaattaacctacaaacctgtacgtctttggagtgtgggaggaaaccgaagatctcggtgaaaacctacgcagatcacggggagaacgtacaaactccatacagacagcacccgtagtcgggatcgaacccgagctgcattttgctgtaaggcagcaactatcgctgcgccactgtgaattGTTGGGAAACTCAAGCCTTACTTTTTGGCTTCTATCTGTAGCTTGTGTCTCAAGAGCCATTTGTTCTCCCATTGTGCCGAACCTCAATGCTTTAATAATCCCTAATCTTAGCTTTGCACCCCCAATCAGTTGATACACAATAATAATGTCTTCAGCCCCTACCTTTgttcacatttccttgattagttTTTCTAATTTTTCCCAACTCCACCATGTTACCTGCTTGTATCTCAATCCTTATCCTAATCTTTAGTGTGTTTATTTACCATTTCCACTATACTCCTGTTGTTTGAATTATTGGCTGTCCCTACAATCTTCCTCAACATTGTGCAAGGACTGAAATGATCCAAGTCAACTGCAGTCTGCACATTCCTCCAAGGTTTTCTTTGGTTACAGCTGGATATTCATCCCATTCCACTTGTCTACATTCCTAAATCTGCTTGTTATCAGGTTCTTGGAATTTGTTGCTTTGACTGCATTTTTAGACATAAACTCTTTATCTCTGTCCAATGCTTGTTCCCCTCCCTGGACCTTCTCTCCCATCACACACTGATATGAGTTAGCTAGGTGCATCAATGTTGTGCTTCAGTCAAatacctcactcactcactctccctatcaagagtcttatgcccctgtcccacttaggaaacctgaacggaaacctctggagactttgtgccccacccaaggtttctgtgcggttcccggaggtttttgtcagtctccctacctgcttctactacctgcaacctccgggaaccgcacggaaaccttgggtggggcgaaaagtctccagaggtttccgttcaggtttcctaagtgggacgggcatttgGGTCTGTTTTCCTGCACTTGATTATGGGAACTCCctcagctgctgctgctggagcttTCTTTAATTAATTGGAAGGAGTTATAGTTGGCTGAGaccaaaaaaataattaaatgtgcATCCAGCTGAGTGCCTGCAAAGAGAATATGGTCTTAACCCAGGTTATCTAGGGAGCACGCAATCAGTTGCAATATTATTGATCGGAGTAGTTCCACATGTACAGTTTTTTTAAAATAAGGTTGTGACATTGAAACTTCACTATTTGATCTTTGTGCAACATTTACCAATAGCGAGTTTGATTTGAGTTCGCAACTTCCAGTTATCAGGGTTGAGAGCTGTCCAGAAATATTGATTTTGTGCAATTCTGAGTTCATTCGGTGTGATTTTGTTAACTGTAAAAGTATAAAATGAAGATTTGGCTGGATTCACGGCATAATATTGCAGACGGCCTTGTCATTCAGTTCTGGCACCCACCGATCCATGTTAAACATCTAAATCCCAGACCTACTTCTATGAGCTTAGGAGCTACCATGAGCTGGAATTACCATGAACCTAACTCAATTACACCCGAACATAGACTACATTAACCTTAACTGCAGTTCTGAAGCCGAGGTCACATAGAGACCACATACTATGTGACATACAGTATCTGGGAAAAATATAATAAGCTcaaatataataaataaaaataatctttAGTAGAAGGAGGATTAATCTTGAAGCAGTACTTTGCTCACTTACTGCATATACAGATACACATACTTGGATACGCATGAGTAAGCAGATGCCTTATGCTTGCAAATACACAAGGAAAGCAGCTGAATATGCCACAGTTAGACCTAGAATCTAGGAACGATCTCTCTTGGACATTGTTATTACAGCAAGGAAGCATTGATTTTGACAGTCAATTGGGTTGCTGCCAATTAAACTTACTATCATCTCAAGTTATTTTGCTAAACCTTTGCTCCAGTAGCTGTGACTAATAGTCCTGCCTATTTTGTAGTCTGCAGAATGAAACAGCTCCATGACTATTTAATTTGAGATTACCTTAAGAAAATAAACATTGACTTTCTGAAGTCCACTCCATTCACATGATCATAGTGGTCAACGTAAGGCTTGATGGCATCAATAAGGCCGTCGTGCAGCTTCTCTGCCTCATCGAAAATAAACAAAGATTGTTGGCATTGTTGTACAGCTGACAGAATGAACTGCTgaagctgagtctgaagaaagaagaaaaatagcCATGAGGATTCTGCCTTTATATCAATTTGAGATCAATTCTTCCTTTTTTGCAATGCTGCTTACTCTCTCCGCATGCACCCTGATGCGGAGATGAATTCAGGTGATCCAGTTATAATACAATAGTTGCATTGCTGAGAAACCACACGTTACCAAAAAATTATCATGTCAACGGGGATAAGAGGTTGGGACTCAGGGAGTTTGAGACTcgcaattaaagttatttttcctGCAAGGTTTTCAAATACAAATGTCTTTTTAACGACTACAAACATATTTTTATTACTGCAAATTAAAAATACAAAAGGCATTGTTACATTGTATAACAGAGTATCAGTGCACAAGTGTAAATAGTGTAAATAGATTAACCTATTTCTCCCCCATCACCTACATTCTttcttctagcttcacaattcgtatATCTTCAATCCTTTGACCAcatattttccatgtttttatcTCTGACCTGtctaccatctgcctatcaaacaacCCTCCCCCTATCATCTGCATCAgtacttcttcagactagagtctggggagagggaaattagatatatagacatagagagatatagaacaaatgaatgaaagatattcaaaaaactaacaatgatataggaaacaggccattgttagctgtttgctaggtgagaatgagaagctggtgcaacttgggtgggtggtgggggggagatggagagagagggaatgcaggggttacttgaagttagagaaatcaatattcatacaactggATTGTAagttgtccaagcaaaatatctaTTCCATGCTGCGAGGGTGAGATTCAGCAGATAAAGCACAGAATATGTCCGAGTGGACTGGATATCTAGTCAATCCCCTCAGCGTGACTTACCTTGTAAACATCCACCAGGCTGGCGTGTGGAAAGTGGAAGGGAGCGATATAGAAATGCACACACTCGCTTCTTAGTCCATCTCGGTACAGGTTGTCTGCTATCATTTTTGCCACAAAATTCTTGCCTGTACCAGACCAGCCATGAAAGGAAAGTGCCAATGCTTTCTCCGGGTTTTTGTTTGCTACGAA
This sequence is a window from Amblyraja radiata isolate CabotCenter1 chromosome 10, sAmbRad1.1.pri, whole genome shotgun sequence. Protein-coding genes within it:
- the tor3a gene encoding torsin-3A isoform X2, yielding MNLQWFLLFCWWLQRAKGNMIQQQLGTFSEIFHFIPGQIWNSGCKTEHLTDFSKKGLSYDLQIKLHGQHLAKAVVVKAVKGFVANKNPEKALALSFHGWSGTGKNFVAKMIADNLYRDGLRSECVHFYIAPFHFPHASLVDVYKTQLQQFILSAVQQCQQSLFIFDEAEKLHDGLIDAIKPYVDHYDHVNGVDFRKSMFIFLSNIGGSSINRAVLENWQAGRDREEITMEDLEHRIRREVTTSKGGFAQSGLVAENLIDFFIPFLPLEYKHVKLCVRDALHSRGIKYNIDILDEVAKGMLYIPKEEYLFSAQGCKSVSQRVNFFLP
- the tor3a gene encoding torsin-3A isoform X1 — protein: MNLQWFLLFCWWLQRAKGNMIQQQLGTFSEIFHFIPGQIWNSGCKTEHLTDFSKKANTLEAWSFLIQDSYKEIMSWYCSVHECCGAGDCRLINNITGLSYDLQIKLHGQHLAKAVVVKAVKGFVANKNPEKALALSFHGWSGTGKNFVAKMIADNLYRDGLRSECVHFYIAPFHFPHASLVDVYKTQLQQFILSAVQQCQQSLFIFDEAEKLHDGLIDAIKPYVDHYDHVNGVDFRKSMFIFLSNIGGSSINRAVLENWQAGRDREEITMEDLEHRIRREVTTSKGGFAQSGLVAENLIDFFIPFLPLEYKHVKLCVRDALHSRGIKYNIDILDEVAKGMLYIPKEEYLFSAQGCKSVSQRVNFFLP